In Equus quagga isolate Etosha38 chromosome 14, UCLA_HA_Equagga_1.0, whole genome shotgun sequence, one DNA window encodes the following:
- the ZNF214 gene encoding zinc finger protein 214 isoform X1, with translation MPPFYSSTSSTLHPSPKEEHKGGRNVHYFPHSLIPDLFFLESLFFDQMAVTFEDITVIFTWEEWRFLDSSQKKLYREVMWENYTNVLSVENWKESYKPQEERFRYLEHENLSCWQGWRNANTQIHENQNYVETVQEIVSEDLKQQDLSHYQEWLILCTQVPGYGNYEVTFGGKSPRNLKYTKFIPWQSLETKHTQDYGREIYVSDSHGFQGSKSHLGICRNNFSMEKEQKLIVQHSYVPVEEALPEYIGEICQNDLLKDSMEEKYCGCNKCKEIYYWNSQCVLHKRNQLAEKFYQCSISTACFSQRSDLYRHPRIHIAKKLYGCDEVDSNFSQSLGVHFYQRVHTGEIPYICNVCGKSFSQISSLHNHQRVHTEEKRYKFQCDKDLRRNSLLHIHQRLHIGEKPFKCDQCGKSFSRSSVLHVHQRVHTGEKPYKCDECGKGFSQSSNLRIHQLVHTGEKSYKCDDCGKGFTQRSNLQIHQRVHTGEKPYKCDDCGKDFSHSSDLRIHQRVHTGEKPYTCHECGKGFSKSSKLHTHQRVHTGEKPYKCEQCGKGFSQRSHLLIHQRVHTGEKPYKCDDCGKGFSHSSNLHIHQRVHTGEKPYQCAKCGKGFSHSSALRIHQRVHIGEKPHKCHEYYKRFDQNSHLHNNHRRETI, from the exons atgcccccattttacag CTCAACCTCCTCAACACTCCACCCTTCTCCAAAAGAGGAGcacaaaggaggaaggaatgtTCACTATTTTCCTCATAGTCTGATCCCAG ATTTATTCTTCCTGGAAAGCCTATTCTTTGACCAGATGGCAGTAACATTTGAAGATATAACTGTTATTTTTACTTGGGAGGAATGGAGATTCCTGGATTCTTCTCAAAAAAAGCTCTACAGAGAGGTCATGTGGGAGAACTACACAAATGTCCTGTCAGTAG AAAACTGGAAGGAGAGCTACAAACCCCAGGAAGAAAGATTCAGATATTTAGAACATGAAAATCTTTCCTGCTGGCAAGGCTGGAGGAATGCCAACACTCAGATACATGAGAATCAAAACTATGTGGAAACCGTTCAAGAAATAGTTTCTGAAGACCTAAAGCAGCAAGACCTTTCCCACTATCAAGAATGGTTAATACTCTGCACACAAGTACCAGGGTATGGGAACTATGAAGTGACTTTTGGAGGTAAAAGTCCCAGgaacttaaaatatacaaagttTATACCTTGGCAGTCCTTAGAAACAAAGCACACTCAAGACTATGGTAGAGAAATCTATGTGAGTGATTCACATGGTTTTCAAGGAAGCAAATCCCATCTTGGCATATGCAGGAATAATTTCTCCATGGAAAAAGAACAGAAGCTTATAGTTCAGCATTCTTACGTACCAGTTGAAGAAGCCCTTCCAGAGTACATTGGGGAGATCTGCCAAAATGACCTACTGAAAGACTCTATGGAAGAGAAATACTGTGGatgtaataaatgtaaagaaatttattattgGAATTCACAGTGTGTTCTCCACAAGAGAAATCAACTTGCAGAAAAGTTCTATCAGTGCTCCATTAGTACAGCATGCTTCTCTCAGAGATCAGACCTATACAGACATCCAAGAATCCACATAGCTAAGAAGCTGTATGGATGTGATGAAGTTGACAGTAACTTTAGTCAGAGTTTAGGTGTTCACTTTTATCAGAGAGTCCACACAGGAGAGATTCCTTATATATGTAATGTGTGTGGTAAGAGCTTCAGTCAGATCTCTAGTCTTCACAATCATCAAAGAGTCCATACGGAAGAGAAACGCTATAAATTTCAGTGTGATAAGGACCTCCGTAGAAATTCATTACTTCACATTCACCAGAGACTTCACATAGGAGAAAAGCCTTTTAAGTGCGATCAGTGTGGTAAGAGTTTTAGTCGGAGTTCAGTACTTCATGTTCATCAGAGAgtccacacaggagagaaaccatataAGTGTGATGAATGTGGTAAGGGCTTCAGTCAGAGCTCAAATCTTCGAATTCATCAGTTAGTCCACACAGGAGAGAAGTCCTATAAATGTGATGACTGTGGTAAGGGTTTTACCCAGCGCTCAAATCTTCAAATTCATCAGAGAGTGCATACCGGAGAGAAGCCTTATAAGTGTGACGACTGTGGTAAGGACTTTAGTCACAGCTCAGATCTTCGCATTCATCAGAGGGTCcatacaggggagaaaccctataCTTGTCATGAGTGTGGGAAGGGCTTCAGCAAGAGTTCAAAGCTTCACACTCATCAAAGAGtacatactggagagaaaccctataaatgtgaACAGTGTGGCAAGGGATTCAGTCAGCGTTCACATCTTCTCATTCATCAGAGAGTCcatacaggagaaaaaccctataAATGTGATGATTGTGGAAAGGGCTTTAGTCACAGCTCTAATCTTCACATTCATCAGAGGGTTCACACAGGGGAGAAGCCTTATCAATGTGCTAAGTGTGGTAAGGGTTTCAGTCATAGTTCAGCTCTTCGAATTCATCAAAGAGTCCACATAGGAGAGAAACCTCATAAATGCCATGAGTATTATAAGAGATTTGATCAGAATTCACATCTTCACAATAATCACAGAAGAGAAACCATATAA
- the ZNF214 gene encoding zinc finger protein 214 isoform X3, with protein MPPFYSSTSSTLHPSPKEEHKGGRNVHYFPHSLIPENWKESYKPQEERFRYLEHENLSCWQGWRNANTQIHENQNYVETVQEIVSEDLKQQDLSHYQEWLILCTQVPGYGNYEVTFGGKSPRNLKYTKFIPWQSLETKHTQDYGREIYVSDSHGFQGSKSHLGICRNNFSMEKEQKLIVQHSYVPVEEALPEYIGEICQNDLLKDSMEEKYCGCNKCKEIYYWNSQCVLHKRNQLAEKFYQCSISTACFSQRSDLYRHPRIHIAKKLYGCDEVDSNFSQSLGVHFYQRVHTGEIPYICNVCGKSFSQISSLHNHQRVHTEEKRYKFQCDKDLRRNSLLHIHQRLHIGEKPFKCDQCGKSFSRSSVLHVHQRVHTGEKPYKCDECGKGFSQSSNLRIHQLVHTGEKSYKCDDCGKGFTQRSNLQIHQRVHTGEKPYKCDDCGKDFSHSSDLRIHQRVHTGEKPYTCHECGKGFSKSSKLHTHQRVHTGEKPYKCEQCGKGFSQRSHLLIHQRVHTGEKPYKCDDCGKGFSHSSNLHIHQRVHTGEKPYQCAKCGKGFSHSSALRIHQRVHIGEKPHKCHEYYKRFDQNSHLHNNHRRETI; from the exons atgcccccattttacag CTCAACCTCCTCAACACTCCACCCTTCTCCAAAAGAGGAGcacaaaggaggaaggaatgtTCACTATTTTCCTCATAGTCTGATCCCAG AAAACTGGAAGGAGAGCTACAAACCCCAGGAAGAAAGATTCAGATATTTAGAACATGAAAATCTTTCCTGCTGGCAAGGCTGGAGGAATGCCAACACTCAGATACATGAGAATCAAAACTATGTGGAAACCGTTCAAGAAATAGTTTCTGAAGACCTAAAGCAGCAAGACCTTTCCCACTATCAAGAATGGTTAATACTCTGCACACAAGTACCAGGGTATGGGAACTATGAAGTGACTTTTGGAGGTAAAAGTCCCAGgaacttaaaatatacaaagttTATACCTTGGCAGTCCTTAGAAACAAAGCACACTCAAGACTATGGTAGAGAAATCTATGTGAGTGATTCACATGGTTTTCAAGGAAGCAAATCCCATCTTGGCATATGCAGGAATAATTTCTCCATGGAAAAAGAACAGAAGCTTATAGTTCAGCATTCTTACGTACCAGTTGAAGAAGCCCTTCCAGAGTACATTGGGGAGATCTGCCAAAATGACCTACTGAAAGACTCTATGGAAGAGAAATACTGTGGatgtaataaatgtaaagaaatttattattgGAATTCACAGTGTGTTCTCCACAAGAGAAATCAACTTGCAGAAAAGTTCTATCAGTGCTCCATTAGTACAGCATGCTTCTCTCAGAGATCAGACCTATACAGACATCCAAGAATCCACATAGCTAAGAAGCTGTATGGATGTGATGAAGTTGACAGTAACTTTAGTCAGAGTTTAGGTGTTCACTTTTATCAGAGAGTCCACACAGGAGAGATTCCTTATATATGTAATGTGTGTGGTAAGAGCTTCAGTCAGATCTCTAGTCTTCACAATCATCAAAGAGTCCATACGGAAGAGAAACGCTATAAATTTCAGTGTGATAAGGACCTCCGTAGAAATTCATTACTTCACATTCACCAGAGACTTCACATAGGAGAAAAGCCTTTTAAGTGCGATCAGTGTGGTAAGAGTTTTAGTCGGAGTTCAGTACTTCATGTTCATCAGAGAgtccacacaggagagaaaccatataAGTGTGATGAATGTGGTAAGGGCTTCAGTCAGAGCTCAAATCTTCGAATTCATCAGTTAGTCCACACAGGAGAGAAGTCCTATAAATGTGATGACTGTGGTAAGGGTTTTACCCAGCGCTCAAATCTTCAAATTCATCAGAGAGTGCATACCGGAGAGAAGCCTTATAAGTGTGACGACTGTGGTAAGGACTTTAGTCACAGCTCAGATCTTCGCATTCATCAGAGGGTCcatacaggggagaaaccctataCTTGTCATGAGTGTGGGAAGGGCTTCAGCAAGAGTTCAAAGCTTCACACTCATCAAAGAGtacatactggagagaaaccctataaatgtgaACAGTGTGGCAAGGGATTCAGTCAGCGTTCACATCTTCTCATTCATCAGAGAGTCcatacaggagaaaaaccctataAATGTGATGATTGTGGAAAGGGCTTTAGTCACAGCTCTAATCTTCACATTCATCAGAGGGTTCACACAGGGGAGAAGCCTTATCAATGTGCTAAGTGTGGTAAGGGTTTCAGTCATAGTTCAGCTCTTCGAATTCATCAAAGAGTCCACATAGGAGAGAAACCTCATAAATGCCATGAGTATTATAAGAGATTTGATCAGAATTCACATCTTCACAATAATCACAGAAGAGAAACCATATAA
- the ZNF214 gene encoding zinc finger protein 214 isoform X2, translating into MAVTFEDITVIFTWEEWRFLDSSQKKLYREVMWENYTNVLSVENWKESYKPQEERFRYLEHENLSCWQGWRNANTQIHENQNYVETVQEIVSEDLKQQDLSHYQEWLILCTQVPGYGNYEVTFGGKSPRNLKYTKFIPWQSLETKHTQDYGREIYVSDSHGFQGSKSHLGICRNNFSMEKEQKLIVQHSYVPVEEALPEYIGEICQNDLLKDSMEEKYCGCNKCKEIYYWNSQCVLHKRNQLAEKFYQCSISTACFSQRSDLYRHPRIHIAKKLYGCDEVDSNFSQSLGVHFYQRVHTGEIPYICNVCGKSFSQISSLHNHQRVHTEEKRYKFQCDKDLRRNSLLHIHQRLHIGEKPFKCDQCGKSFSRSSVLHVHQRVHTGEKPYKCDECGKGFSQSSNLRIHQLVHTGEKSYKCDDCGKGFTQRSNLQIHQRVHTGEKPYKCDDCGKDFSHSSDLRIHQRVHTGEKPYTCHECGKGFSKSSKLHTHQRVHTGEKPYKCEQCGKGFSQRSHLLIHQRVHTGEKPYKCDDCGKGFSHSSNLHIHQRVHTGEKPYQCAKCGKGFSHSSALRIHQRVHIGEKPHKCHEYYKRFDQNSHLHNNHRRETI; encoded by the exons ATGGCAGTAACATTTGAAGATATAACTGTTATTTTTACTTGGGAGGAATGGAGATTCCTGGATTCTTCTCAAAAAAAGCTCTACAGAGAGGTCATGTGGGAGAACTACACAAATGTCCTGTCAGTAG AAAACTGGAAGGAGAGCTACAAACCCCAGGAAGAAAGATTCAGATATTTAGAACATGAAAATCTTTCCTGCTGGCAAGGCTGGAGGAATGCCAACACTCAGATACATGAGAATCAAAACTATGTGGAAACCGTTCAAGAAATAGTTTCTGAAGACCTAAAGCAGCAAGACCTTTCCCACTATCAAGAATGGTTAATACTCTGCACACAAGTACCAGGGTATGGGAACTATGAAGTGACTTTTGGAGGTAAAAGTCCCAGgaacttaaaatatacaaagttTATACCTTGGCAGTCCTTAGAAACAAAGCACACTCAAGACTATGGTAGAGAAATCTATGTGAGTGATTCACATGGTTTTCAAGGAAGCAAATCCCATCTTGGCATATGCAGGAATAATTTCTCCATGGAAAAAGAACAGAAGCTTATAGTTCAGCATTCTTACGTACCAGTTGAAGAAGCCCTTCCAGAGTACATTGGGGAGATCTGCCAAAATGACCTACTGAAAGACTCTATGGAAGAGAAATACTGTGGatgtaataaatgtaaagaaatttattattgGAATTCACAGTGTGTTCTCCACAAGAGAAATCAACTTGCAGAAAAGTTCTATCAGTGCTCCATTAGTACAGCATGCTTCTCTCAGAGATCAGACCTATACAGACATCCAAGAATCCACATAGCTAAGAAGCTGTATGGATGTGATGAAGTTGACAGTAACTTTAGTCAGAGTTTAGGTGTTCACTTTTATCAGAGAGTCCACACAGGAGAGATTCCTTATATATGTAATGTGTGTGGTAAGAGCTTCAGTCAGATCTCTAGTCTTCACAATCATCAAAGAGTCCATACGGAAGAGAAACGCTATAAATTTCAGTGTGATAAGGACCTCCGTAGAAATTCATTACTTCACATTCACCAGAGACTTCACATAGGAGAAAAGCCTTTTAAGTGCGATCAGTGTGGTAAGAGTTTTAGTCGGAGTTCAGTACTTCATGTTCATCAGAGAgtccacacaggagagaaaccatataAGTGTGATGAATGTGGTAAGGGCTTCAGTCAGAGCTCAAATCTTCGAATTCATCAGTTAGTCCACACAGGAGAGAAGTCCTATAAATGTGATGACTGTGGTAAGGGTTTTACCCAGCGCTCAAATCTTCAAATTCATCAGAGAGTGCATACCGGAGAGAAGCCTTATAAGTGTGACGACTGTGGTAAGGACTTTAGTCACAGCTCAGATCTTCGCATTCATCAGAGGGTCcatacaggggagaaaccctataCTTGTCATGAGTGTGGGAAGGGCTTCAGCAAGAGTTCAAAGCTTCACACTCATCAAAGAGtacatactggagagaaaccctataaatgtgaACAGTGTGGCAAGGGATTCAGTCAGCGTTCACATCTTCTCATTCATCAGAGAGTCcatacaggagaaaaaccctataAATGTGATGATTGTGGAAAGGGCTTTAGTCACAGCTCTAATCTTCACATTCATCAGAGGGTTCACACAGGGGAGAAGCCTTATCAATGTGCTAAGTGTGGTAAGGGTTTCAGTCATAGTTCAGCTCTTCGAATTCATCAAAGAGTCCACATAGGAGAGAAACCTCATAAATGCCATGAGTATTATAAGAGATTTGATCAGAATTCACATCTTCACAATAATCACAGAAGAGAAACCATATAA
- the ZNF214 gene encoding zinc finger protein 214 isoform X4 — protein MEIPGFFSKKALQRGHVGELHKCPVKNWKESYKPQEERFRYLEHENLSCWQGWRNANTQIHENQNYVETVQEIVSEDLKQQDLSHYQEWLILCTQVPGYGNYEVTFGGKSPRNLKYTKFIPWQSLETKHTQDYGREIYVSDSHGFQGSKSHLGICRNNFSMEKEQKLIVQHSYVPVEEALPEYIGEICQNDLLKDSMEEKYCGCNKCKEIYYWNSQCVLHKRNQLAEKFYQCSISTACFSQRSDLYRHPRIHIAKKLYGCDEVDSNFSQSLGVHFYQRVHTGEIPYICNVCGKSFSQISSLHNHQRVHTEEKRYKFQCDKDLRRNSLLHIHQRLHIGEKPFKCDQCGKSFSRSSVLHVHQRVHTGEKPYKCDECGKGFSQSSNLRIHQLVHTGEKSYKCDDCGKGFTQRSNLQIHQRVHTGEKPYKCDDCGKDFSHSSDLRIHQRVHTGEKPYTCHECGKGFSKSSKLHTHQRVHTGEKPYKCEQCGKGFSQRSHLLIHQRVHTGEKPYKCDDCGKGFSHSSNLHIHQRVHTGEKPYQCAKCGKGFSHSSALRIHQRVHIGEKPHKCHEYYKRFDQNSHLHNNHRRETI, from the exons ATGGAGATTCCTGGATTCTTCTCAAAAAAAGCTCTACAGAGAGGTCATGTGGGAGAACTACACAAATGTCCTGTCA AAAACTGGAAGGAGAGCTACAAACCCCAGGAAGAAAGATTCAGATATTTAGAACATGAAAATCTTTCCTGCTGGCAAGGCTGGAGGAATGCCAACACTCAGATACATGAGAATCAAAACTATGTGGAAACCGTTCAAGAAATAGTTTCTGAAGACCTAAAGCAGCAAGACCTTTCCCACTATCAAGAATGGTTAATACTCTGCACACAAGTACCAGGGTATGGGAACTATGAAGTGACTTTTGGAGGTAAAAGTCCCAGgaacttaaaatatacaaagttTATACCTTGGCAGTCCTTAGAAACAAAGCACACTCAAGACTATGGTAGAGAAATCTATGTGAGTGATTCACATGGTTTTCAAGGAAGCAAATCCCATCTTGGCATATGCAGGAATAATTTCTCCATGGAAAAAGAACAGAAGCTTATAGTTCAGCATTCTTACGTACCAGTTGAAGAAGCCCTTCCAGAGTACATTGGGGAGATCTGCCAAAATGACCTACTGAAAGACTCTATGGAAGAGAAATACTGTGGatgtaataaatgtaaagaaatttattattgGAATTCACAGTGTGTTCTCCACAAGAGAAATCAACTTGCAGAAAAGTTCTATCAGTGCTCCATTAGTACAGCATGCTTCTCTCAGAGATCAGACCTATACAGACATCCAAGAATCCACATAGCTAAGAAGCTGTATGGATGTGATGAAGTTGACAGTAACTTTAGTCAGAGTTTAGGTGTTCACTTTTATCAGAGAGTCCACACAGGAGAGATTCCTTATATATGTAATGTGTGTGGTAAGAGCTTCAGTCAGATCTCTAGTCTTCACAATCATCAAAGAGTCCATACGGAAGAGAAACGCTATAAATTTCAGTGTGATAAGGACCTCCGTAGAAATTCATTACTTCACATTCACCAGAGACTTCACATAGGAGAAAAGCCTTTTAAGTGCGATCAGTGTGGTAAGAGTTTTAGTCGGAGTTCAGTACTTCATGTTCATCAGAGAgtccacacaggagagaaaccatataAGTGTGATGAATGTGGTAAGGGCTTCAGTCAGAGCTCAAATCTTCGAATTCATCAGTTAGTCCACACAGGAGAGAAGTCCTATAAATGTGATGACTGTGGTAAGGGTTTTACCCAGCGCTCAAATCTTCAAATTCATCAGAGAGTGCATACCGGAGAGAAGCCTTATAAGTGTGACGACTGTGGTAAGGACTTTAGTCACAGCTCAGATCTTCGCATTCATCAGAGGGTCcatacaggggagaaaccctataCTTGTCATGAGTGTGGGAAGGGCTTCAGCAAGAGTTCAAAGCTTCACACTCATCAAAGAGtacatactggagagaaaccctataaatgtgaACAGTGTGGCAAGGGATTCAGTCAGCGTTCACATCTTCTCATTCATCAGAGAGTCcatacaggagaaaaaccctataAATGTGATGATTGTGGAAAGGGCTTTAGTCACAGCTCTAATCTTCACATTCATCAGAGGGTTCACACAGGGGAGAAGCCTTATCAATGTGCTAAGTGTGGTAAGGGTTTCAGTCATAGTTCAGCTCTTCGAATTCATCAAAGAGTCCACATAGGAGAGAAACCTCATAAATGCCATGAGTATTATAAGAGATTTGATCAGAATTCACATCTTCACAATAATCACAGAAGAGAAACCATATAA